A stretch of Streptomyces vietnamensis DNA encodes these proteins:
- a CDS encoding N-acetylneuraminate synthase family protein, which yields MREFQIAGRRVGDDTGSYVIAEIGHNHGGSLEKAEELFRAAAAAGAHAAKLQKRDNKSLFTKAMYDQPYTGRNSYGPTYGTHREALEFGRAEYAHLAKVAAEVGIDFFSTAFDRPSVDFLVELDLPAIKIASADVTNTPLLEYAAKTGKPLIVSTGGATMDEVRRAVETILPLNPQLALLQCTAVYPAAPSDLNLAVIETFRREFPDVVIGFSGHDLGPEAAFLAHAVGARVVEKHFTMDRTLPGTDHQFSLDPGQLAELVTGLERTRQALGSPVKQCSDTEAPAVRKMGKKIVAARDLPVGHVLTEEDLAYRSPGDGMKPYLSGLVVGRALLMPLRADDTVRIQDLADAADFLPLDEIPTADGLPAAAGTAGQGEPVMATEGVVVH from the coding sequence ATGCGTGAATTCCAGATAGCCGGCCGCCGCGTCGGTGACGACACCGGTTCCTACGTCATCGCCGAGATCGGCCACAACCACGGTGGCAGCCTGGAGAAGGCCGAAGAACTGTTCCGCGCGGCCGCCGCGGCCGGCGCCCACGCGGCCAAGCTGCAGAAGCGGGACAACAAGTCCCTGTTCACCAAGGCCATGTACGACCAGCCGTACACCGGCCGCAACAGCTACGGCCCCACCTACGGCACGCACCGCGAGGCCCTGGAGTTCGGCCGCGCCGAGTACGCCCACCTCGCCAAGGTGGCCGCCGAGGTCGGCATCGACTTCTTCTCCACGGCCTTCGACCGCCCGAGCGTCGACTTCCTCGTCGAGCTGGACCTCCCCGCCATCAAGATCGCGTCCGCGGACGTGACGAACACCCCGCTCCTCGAGTACGCCGCCAAGACCGGCAAGCCGCTGATCGTCAGCACCGGCGGCGCCACCATGGACGAGGTGCGCCGCGCGGTGGAGACCATCCTGCCGCTGAACCCGCAGCTCGCCCTGCTGCAGTGCACGGCCGTCTACCCGGCCGCGCCGAGCGACCTGAACCTCGCCGTCATCGAGACCTTCCGCCGCGAGTTCCCGGACGTCGTGATCGGTTTCTCCGGCCACGACCTCGGCCCGGAGGCCGCCTTCCTGGCACACGCGGTCGGCGCGCGGGTCGTCGAGAAGCACTTCACGATGGACCGCACCCTCCCCGGCACCGACCACCAGTTCTCCCTGGACCCGGGCCAGCTCGCCGAGCTCGTCACCGGCCTGGAGCGCACCCGCCAGGCGCTGGGCTCCCCGGTCAAGCAGTGCAGCGACACGGAGGCGCCGGCCGTCCGCAAGATGGGCAAGAAGATCGTCGCGGCCCGTGACCTGCCCGTCGGCCACGTGCTGACGGAGGAGGACCTCGCGTACCGCTCGCCGGGCGACGGCATGAAGCCGTACCTCTCCGGTCTCGTGGTGGGCCGCGCGCTGCTGATGCCGTTGCGCGCCGACGACACCGTTCGCATCCAGGACCTGGCGGACGCGGCCGACTTCCTCCCGCTGGACGAGATCCCCACCGCGGACGGGCTTCCCGCGGCGGCCGGTACGGCCGGACAGGGCGAGCCGGTCATGGCGACGGAGGGAGTCGTTGTCCACTGA
- a CDS encoding SDR family oxidoreductase, protein MSTDLRGEVAVVTGAAGRLGRLWSQTLLAAGANVVGLDLDETPPKDVQEVADREGSGDYAAVWADVTHRPSLEQSLRWCQDRFGAPTILINNAGIDQPPSSRVGNFYFEDVPEELSAMTLDVNAIGALRVCQVFGSVMAAQGRGVIVNIGSLYGSVAPYPPLYEHLASDPPFLKPPAYGMSKAGVGALSRYLAALWGPRGVRVNTLSPGGVLGDQDPQFREKFTDRVPMGRMAHPEDLSGPLLFLASAQSSYVTGQELLVDGGYTCW, encoded by the coding sequence TTGTCCACTGACCTGCGCGGTGAGGTGGCCGTCGTCACCGGTGCCGCGGGCAGGCTGGGCCGGCTGTGGAGCCAGACCCTGCTGGCCGCCGGGGCGAACGTGGTCGGCCTGGACCTCGACGAGACGCCGCCGAAGGACGTACAGGAGGTCGCGGACCGGGAGGGCAGCGGGGACTACGCCGCCGTCTGGGCGGACGTGACCCACCGGCCGTCGCTGGAGCAGTCCCTGCGGTGGTGCCAGGACCGGTTCGGCGCGCCCACCATCCTGATCAACAACGCCGGTATCGACCAGCCGCCCTCGTCCCGGGTGGGCAACTTCTACTTCGAGGACGTCCCCGAAGAGCTGTCGGCCATGACCCTCGACGTCAACGCCATCGGGGCGCTGCGCGTCTGTCAGGTCTTCGGCTCGGTGATGGCGGCCCAGGGCCGGGGCGTCATCGTCAACATCGGTTCGCTGTACGGAAGCGTGGCCCCGTATCCGCCGCTCTACGAGCACCTGGCGAGCGACCCGCCCTTCCTCAAGCCGCCCGCGTACGGCATGTCCAAGGCCGGGGTCGGCGCGCTGAGCCGGTACCTCGCGGCTCTGTGGGGTCCGCGCGGCGTACGGGTGAACACCCTTTCCCCCGGCGGTGTGCTGGGTGACCAGGACCCGCAGTTCCGGGAGAAGTTCACCGACCGCGTACCGATGGGCCGGATGGCGCACCCCGAGGACCTCTCCGGTCCGCTGCTCTTCCTCGCCTCGGCCCAGAGCAGCTACGTCACTGGCCAGGAACTGCTCGTCGACGGCGGCTACACCTGCTGGTGA
- a CDS encoding transketolase C-terminal domain-containing protein, with protein sequence MNLPLSRVPLAEFDRVRTGIEDPYERTRAFSALCRINTLYMVMRAGSGHLGSSFSAADVVSHLLLNEMTDPCTDDGDVYFSSKGHDAPGLYSALIGFGALPEDLVHRLRRIDGLPGHPDVHTPFMPFNTGSLGMGISKAKGLILADRQLGRRRRMYVMTGDGELQEGQNWEALGSTAHHAMGELTVIVDHNKIQSDTWVADVNDLGDLIAKFEAFGWGALRVDGHDQQALEAAFRKRAEAFPDRPVVIVADTVKGGGCATFAATSMPADEWMYQYHSGAPSDEDHRSAHAELVTAADEILRRAGLDPLRLVQEAPRVPPAPPSLRLFQAYGEELAAQAEQRTDIVALDADLVLDTGLIPFSERHPDRFFEFGIAEQDMVSAAGGMAAGGLLPFVHSFSCFLHSRPNEQIYNNATEGRKVVYAGALAGLLPAQPGHSHQAVRDVSAIGAMPGTVVLQPANAAGARAAVRYCLDTPHSVYLRIASVAVPAEVDALGAEELRTGVGRIVRAGGRTVAVGAGPVVLGQLLRAAQLLEADGIDLTVVELPWLNRVDADWLTALAAGADQLIVVEDHYVKGGQADRIARTLLEIAPAASPSFRGVGLTEVPRCGTDEEALKAHGLHAEQLARTIRAEAAGTGTPGPLDLASRGASRRV encoded by the coding sequence ATGAACCTGCCCCTGAGCCGGGTTCCGCTCGCGGAGTTCGACCGCGTGCGCACCGGCATCGAAGACCCCTACGAACGCACGCGCGCCTTCTCCGCGCTGTGCCGGATCAACACCCTCTACATGGTGATGCGCGCCGGCTCGGGCCATCTCGGTTCGAGCTTCAGCGCCGCCGACGTGGTCAGCCACCTGCTGCTGAACGAGATGACCGACCCCTGTACGGACGACGGCGACGTCTACTTCTCCTCCAAGGGGCACGACGCCCCCGGCCTGTACTCGGCCCTGATCGGCTTCGGCGCTCTGCCCGAGGACCTGGTGCACCGGCTGCGCCGGATCGACGGACTGCCCGGACACCCGGACGTGCACACCCCGTTCATGCCGTTCAACACCGGCTCGCTCGGGATGGGCATCTCCAAGGCCAAGGGTCTCATCCTGGCCGACCGGCAGCTCGGCCGTCGGCGCCGGATGTACGTCATGACCGGCGACGGGGAGCTGCAGGAGGGCCAGAACTGGGAGGCCCTGGGCAGCACCGCCCATCACGCGATGGGCGAGCTGACCGTCATCGTCGACCACAACAAGATCCAGTCGGACACCTGGGTCGCCGACGTCAACGACCTGGGCGACCTGATCGCGAAGTTCGAGGCGTTCGGCTGGGGCGCGCTGCGCGTCGACGGGCACGACCAGCAGGCTCTGGAGGCGGCCTTCCGCAAGCGGGCCGAGGCGTTCCCGGACCGTCCGGTCGTGATCGTCGCCGACACGGTCAAGGGGGGCGGCTGTGCGACCTTCGCCGCGACCTCCATGCCGGCGGACGAGTGGATGTACCAGTACCACAGCGGCGCCCCGAGCGACGAGGACCACCGGTCGGCCCACGCCGAACTGGTCACCGCCGCCGACGAGATCCTGCGCCGCGCGGGCCTGGACCCGCTGCGCCTCGTGCAGGAGGCGCCGCGCGTCCCGCCCGCGCCGCCGTCACTGCGGCTGTTCCAGGCGTACGGCGAGGAGCTGGCGGCGCAGGCCGAGCAGCGGACGGACATCGTGGCCCTGGACGCGGACCTGGTGCTCGACACCGGTCTGATCCCGTTCTCGGAGCGCCACCCCGACCGCTTCTTCGAGTTCGGGATCGCCGAGCAGGACATGGTCTCGGCGGCCGGCGGGATGGCCGCGGGCGGACTGCTGCCGTTCGTGCACTCCTTCTCCTGCTTCCTGCACTCGCGGCCCAACGAGCAGATCTACAACAACGCGACCGAGGGCCGGAAGGTCGTGTACGCCGGCGCGCTGGCCGGACTGCTCCCGGCCCAGCCGGGCCACTCGCACCAGGCGGTACGCGACGTCAGCGCGATCGGCGCCATGCCGGGGACGGTCGTACTGCAGCCGGCGAACGCCGCCGGGGCGCGGGCCGCGGTGCGGTACTGCCTGGACACACCGCACAGCGTCTACCTGCGGATCGCCAGCGTGGCCGTGCCGGCGGAGGTCGACGCGCTCGGCGCGGAGGAACTGCGCACCGGCGTCGGCCGGATCGTCCGGGCCGGCGGGCGCACGGTCGCCGTCGGCGCGGGGCCGGTGGTGCTCGGCCAGCTGCTGCGGGCCGCCCAGCTGCTCGAAGCCGACGGCATCGACCTCACGGTCGTGGAACTGCCGTGGCTGAACCGGGTCGACGCCGACTGGCTGACCGCCCTCGCGGCCGGTGCGGACCAGCTGATCGTGGTGGAGGACCACTACGTCAAGGGCGGCCAGGCGGACCGGATCGCCCGGACCCTGCTGGAGATCGCCCCCGCCGCGTCGCCGTCCTTCCGGGGCGTCGGCCTCACCGAGGTCCCGCGCTGCGGCACCGACGAGGAGGCCCTCAAGGCCCACGGCCTGCACGCGGAGCAGCTCGCGCGGACCATCCGCGCGGAGGCCGCGGGCACCGGAACCCCGGGCCCGCTGGACCTCGCCTCCCGTGGGGCCTCCCGCCGGGTCTGA
- a CDS encoding RraA family protein, which produces MKTVYNDVTRPPEELIQSFREVTEEYSPSCLVTDARARVGGIGGLLPVKPHHKIAGPALTVSLSIDDLVDCMPLLSRAKPGDVIVVACHETKRTAMWGGLMSTLSMKAGIAGGIVDGAIRDVDEIRDLDFPVWYRSTVPRPSPSAVHDRTEPVQFNVPVVIDGQVIEPGDIVVADENGIAVVPKNSAEEVLEGTRFQIGKEKTIREKINSGATLAELLAEFGHL; this is translated from the coding sequence GTGAAGACCGTCTACAACGACGTCACCCGCCCCCCGGAGGAGCTCATCCAGTCCTTCCGCGAGGTGACCGAGGAGTACAGCCCCAGCTGCCTCGTCACCGACGCCCGCGCCCGGGTGGGGGGCATCGGCGGCCTGCTGCCCGTCAAGCCGCACCACAAGATCGCCGGCCCGGCGCTCACCGTCTCGCTGTCCATCGACGACCTGGTCGACTGCATGCCGCTGCTCAGCCGCGCCAAGCCCGGTGACGTCATCGTCGTCGCCTGTCACGAGACCAAGCGCACCGCCATGTGGGGCGGGCTGATGTCGACCCTGTCGATGAAGGCGGGCATCGCCGGCGGCATCGTCGACGGCGCGATCCGGGACGTGGACGAGATCCGCGACCTGGACTTCCCGGTCTGGTACCGCAGCACCGTCCCGCGCCCCTCGCCCAGCGCGGTGCACGACCGCACCGAACCCGTGCAGTTCAACGTCCCCGTGGTGATCGACGGCCAGGTGATCGAGCCGGGCGACATCGTCGTCGCGGACGAGAACGGCATCGCCGTCGTGCCGAAGAACAGCGCCGAGGAGGTGCTGGAGGGCACCCGCTTCCAGATCGGGAAGGAGAAGACGATCCGCGAGAAGATCAACTCGGGTGCCACGCTGGCGGAGCTGCTCGCCGAGTTCGGACACCTGTGA
- the rfbD gene encoding dTDP-4-dehydrorhamnose reductase: MRPTRILLTGADGMLGRALTAALAASPATRDWPLLGVSLADFDIADREALDACVDAFGPDVVIHTAALAVVDTCETSPKTAMRVNIEGLRNIAAACRRHGARLLSLSSDYVFDGLGAPAGGYREEDLPNPLSVYGLTKVAGERICSLVPGHLNIRTSWLFGGTDEGVDVVLAAVRQLRRGEAPRLIHDQFSLPTYTADLADALVFLLTRETPVTGTLHIANSGTASWYEVGREIRAVLGTGPQPLPLPMAECGFIGGRPVDSTLGTARLAGLGLVLPHWRDALHRFLADLPADAPEDAVR, encoded by the coding sequence ATGCGACCGACGCGGATCCTCCTGACCGGTGCCGACGGGATGCTCGGCCGGGCTCTGACGGCCGCTCTCGCCGCGAGCCCGGCCACCCGGGACTGGCCGCTCCTCGGGGTGTCCCTCGCCGACTTCGACATCGCGGACCGGGAGGCGCTGGACGCCTGCGTCGACGCGTTCGGCCCGGACGTGGTCATCCACACGGCCGCGCTGGCCGTCGTGGACACCTGCGAGACCTCCCCGAAGACGGCGATGCGGGTCAACATCGAGGGCCTGCGCAACATCGCCGCCGCCTGCCGGCGGCACGGGGCCCGACTGCTGTCGCTCTCCAGCGACTACGTCTTCGACGGCCTCGGCGCCCCGGCCGGCGGTTACCGGGAGGAGGACCTGCCCAACCCGCTCAGCGTCTACGGACTGACCAAGGTCGCGGGCGAGCGGATCTGCTCCCTCGTGCCCGGCCACCTCAACATCCGGACCTCCTGGCTCTTCGGCGGTACGGACGAAGGGGTGGACGTGGTCCTCGCGGCGGTGCGACAACTGCGCCGCGGCGAGGCACCCCGGCTGATCCACGACCAGTTCAGCCTGCCGACGTACACCGCCGACCTGGCCGACGCGCTGGTCTTCCTGCTGACCCGCGAGACCCCGGTCACCGGCACGCTGCACATCGCCAACAGCGGCACCGCGAGCTGGTACGAGGTGGGCCGGGAGATCCGCGCCGTGCTCGGCACCGGACCGCAGCCGCTGCCGCTGCCCATGGCGGAGTGCGGGTTCATCGGCGGCCGGCCCGTCGACTCCACCCTCGGCACCGCGCGGCTGGCCGGGCTCGGCCTGGTCCTGCCGCACTGGCGCGACGCCCTGCACCGCTTCCTTGCCGACCTCCCCGCCGACGCCCCCGAGGACGCCGTGAGATGA
- a CDS encoding D-arabinono-1,4-lactone oxidase has product MNTRHRWRTWSNAAECTPLQLTRPETEDGIAEAVARAAREDLVLRAAGTGHSFNALAATDDALVDLTRYRGVVAVDHDAPSVTVRAGTRLGELAAALHREGLALPNIGTLAEQTVAGAISTGNHGTGLAHPPLAAEVLAVRLVDAEGEVRQLTREDPELLACARVSLGALGVLSTITLRCVPAYNLRTVSGSEPLDAVLERFGQWAGSADHVTLSWQPWGDTAGTLACHRTTEPVTPGGDRRRYRTTAGELWAGALGLAGAGVPAAVPRLTGLFPGGDTGPYTGTGHRVHTFPQPVRFHALEHALPLERVPEALRALRPALRGRGIHSPYSVLVRVGAGDDAPLSPAYGGPTGYVNLTVPRSARYRVLLRTVEAVMREHGGRPHWGKAHTADAAVLAGRYPRWDDFQRVRAQLDPKGRFTSDYIRRVLGPVRAPAAVPEAAGEGVR; this is encoded by the coding sequence ATGAACACCCGACACCGCTGGCGCACCTGGTCCAACGCGGCCGAGTGCACCCCGCTGCAGCTCACCCGGCCGGAGACGGAGGACGGCATAGCCGAGGCCGTGGCGCGGGCCGCCCGCGAGGACCTGGTCCTCCGGGCGGCCGGCACCGGCCACTCCTTCAACGCCCTGGCGGCCACGGACGACGCGCTGGTGGACCTCACCCGCTACCGGGGCGTCGTGGCCGTCGACCACGACGCCCCGTCGGTCACCGTCAGGGCCGGCACCCGGCTCGGCGAGCTGGCCGCCGCCCTGCACCGGGAGGGACTGGCCCTGCCCAACATCGGCACCCTCGCCGAGCAGACGGTGGCCGGCGCGATCTCCACCGGCAACCACGGCACCGGGCTCGCCCACCCGCCGCTGGCGGCGGAGGTCCTGGCCGTACGCCTGGTGGACGCCGAGGGCGAGGTCCGGCAGCTGACCCGGGAGGATCCCGAACTCCTGGCCTGCGCCCGCGTCTCCCTCGGCGCCCTGGGAGTGCTGTCCACGATCACCCTGCGCTGCGTACCGGCGTACAACCTGCGCACGGTCTCCGGAAGCGAACCGCTGGACGCCGTCCTGGAGCGGTTCGGGCAGTGGGCGGGCAGCGCCGACCACGTGACCCTGTCCTGGCAGCCCTGGGGCGACACGGCCGGCACCCTGGCCTGCCACCGCACCACCGAGCCGGTCACCCCCGGTGGCGACCGGCGGCGCTACCGGACCACGGCCGGCGAGCTGTGGGCCGGGGCGCTGGGACTCGCCGGAGCGGGCGTCCCCGCGGCGGTACCGAGGCTGACGGGCCTGTTCCCCGGCGGCGACACCGGCCCGTACACCGGGACCGGACACCGGGTCCACACCTTCCCGCAGCCGGTGCGGTTCCACGCCCTGGAGCACGCGCTGCCGCTGGAGCGGGTGCCCGAGGCACTGCGCGCCCTGCGGCCGGCTCTGCGTGGCCGCGGCATCCACTCCCCCTACTCGGTGCTGGTACGCGTCGGCGCCGGCGACGACGCCCCGCTCAGCCCCGCGTACGGCGGACCCACCGGCTATGTGAACCTCACCGTTCCCAGGAGCGCCCGCTACCGGGTGCTGCTGCGCACGGTCGAGGCGGTCATGCGCGAGCACGGCGGCCGGCCGCACTGGGGCAAGGCGCACACCGCGGACGCGGCGGTCCTCGCCGGACGCTACCCGCGCTGGGACGACTTCCAGCGGGTACGGGCGCAGCTGGACCCGAAGGGCCGCTTCACCAGCGACTACATCCGCCGCGTACTGGGTCCGGTACGGGCCCCGGCCGCCGTGCCGGAAGCCGCAGGGGAAGGGGTCCGGTGA
- a CDS encoding HAD family hydrolase: protein MVVRAILLDFDGLICDTEQAARDSWTALFASHGLDFPDGLWRRMAGRHDGEDLALARLADELGAPVPPEERERRLGLKAELCRAQGLRPGVTALLDEAERRGVPAHVVSSSSADWVEPHLLRLGVRDRFASLVTGDLVERRKPAPDLYLLALRRAGLSPREAYAFEDSPVGLRAARAAGLRCVVVPSAAAEGAALDGASAVLDSLDEFHFDQHTEGSHSR from the coding sequence ATGGTCGTGCGAGCGATCCTCCTCGACTTCGACGGGCTGATCTGCGACACCGAGCAGGCCGCCCGCGACTCCTGGACCGCGCTGTTCGCCTCCCACGGGCTCGACTTCCCGGACGGCCTGTGGCGGCGGATGGCCGGCCGGCACGACGGGGAGGACCTGGCGCTGGCCCGGCTGGCGGACGAACTGGGCGCCCCCGTGCCCCCGGAGGAGCGGGAGCGGCGGCTCGGACTGAAGGCCGAGCTCTGCCGCGCGCAGGGACTGCGGCCGGGCGTCACCGCCCTGTTGGACGAGGCCGAACGGCGCGGTGTCCCCGCGCACGTCGTGTCCAGCTCGTCGGCCGACTGGGTGGAGCCGCACCTGCTGCGGCTCGGCGTCCGCGACCGTTTCGCCTCGCTGGTGACCGGCGACCTCGTGGAGCGGCGCAAACCCGCACCGGACCTCTACCTGCTCGCCCTGCGGCGCGCCGGCCTGTCCCCACGGGAGGCGTACGCCTTCGAGGACTCCCCGGTCGGTCTGCGCGCCGCGCGCGCCGCCGGTCTGCGCTGCGTCGTGGTGCCGTCGGCCGCCGCCGAGGGCGCCGCCCTGGACGGGGCGTCCGCCGTACTCGACTCGCTCGACGAGTTCCACTTCGACCAGCACACGGAAGGAAGCCACTCCCGATGA
- a CDS encoding branched-chain amino acid transaminase codes for MSDTLAQHPAAPGGGAGALASPGAGHPDWIWRSGELLPWEEARIHVNAVGHASAAAVFEGIKAYRAADGERLLLFRLREHLERLRTSARICRLDLPYSTDEMVDAVVRTIRANGYRDDAYIRPWAFPEGIIREQMVPAGARCELVVDTWPFDSGLKRTQGCRAAVSSWLRISDASTPPRVKAFSNYHNGRLALMEARENGHDWPILLNERHKVTEGAAACLALVRDGVVITPSLTSGVLDSITRSTALTLLRELGVPVEEREVDRTELYLADELFFMGTAWEILPVTSIDGLPVGTGVPGPVTGRLEAAYTRLVRGESGEHRDWFTELHI; via the coding sequence ATGAGCGACACCCTCGCCCAGCACCCCGCGGCGCCCGGCGGCGGGGCGGGCGCCCTTGCCAGCCCCGGTGCCGGGCACCCGGACTGGATCTGGCGCAGCGGCGAACTGCTGCCCTGGGAGGAGGCCCGGATCCACGTCAACGCCGTCGGCCACGCCTCGGCCGCCGCAGTCTTCGAAGGCATCAAGGCGTACCGGGCCGCGGACGGCGAGCGCCTGCTGCTGTTCCGGCTGCGCGAGCACCTGGAGCGCCTGCGGACCTCCGCCCGGATCTGTCGTCTCGACCTCCCGTACAGCACCGACGAGATGGTCGACGCGGTGGTGCGCACCATACGGGCCAACGGCTACCGCGACGACGCCTACATCCGCCCCTGGGCCTTCCCCGAAGGCATCATCCGGGAGCAGATGGTGCCCGCCGGCGCCCGCTGCGAACTGGTCGTCGACACCTGGCCGTTCGACAGCGGACTCAAGCGGACGCAGGGCTGTCGCGCGGCGGTCAGCTCCTGGCTGCGCATCAGCGACGCCTCCACCCCGCCTCGCGTGAAGGCGTTCTCGAACTACCACAACGGCCGCCTGGCGCTGATGGAGGCGCGGGAGAACGGCCACGACTGGCCGATCCTGCTCAACGAGCGCCACAAGGTCACCGAAGGCGCCGCCGCCTGCCTCGCGCTGGTCCGCGACGGTGTGGTGATCACCCCCTCGCTGACCAGCGGCGTGCTGGACAGCATCACCCGCTCCACGGCCCTCACCCTGCTGCGTGAGCTGGGCGTGCCCGTCGAGGAGCGCGAGGTGGACCGCACCGAGCTGTACCTGGCCGACGAGCTGTTCTTCATGGGCACCGCCTGGGAGATCCTCCCGGTCACCTCGATCGACGGTCTGCCGGTCGGCACGGGCGTGCCGGGGCCGGTCACCGGGCGGTTGGAGGCCGCGTACACCCGGCTGGTGCGCGGGGAGAGCGGCGAGCACCGCGACTGGTTCACCGAACTGCACATCTGA
- a CDS encoding quinone oxidoreductase family protein, whose protein sequence is MRAIVVTEPGGPEVLRYVTVADPRPGPGEVLVAVEAAGVNFIDVQLRSGRYPARYPLIPGQEAAGRVVETGPGVDGLRPGDRVGWVNLPGAYAELAVIPAARAVPLPDEVDATTAATVLLQGMTAHYLVHDSHGVRPGETVLVQAAAGGLGQLLVRWVKLLGGRVIGTVSSAEKAEVARHAGADEVIGYEDVPAQVRRLTGGEGVAAVYDGVGGPTFEGSLGALRPRGTLVMHGRAGGAVPPLDLERLNAGGSLSVTRPNLDHFIAGTAELRTRAAEVLDRVATGELTVSCGAVHPLERAADAHARLESRRSTGKLLLTT, encoded by the coding sequence ATGAGAGCCATCGTGGTGACCGAGCCGGGAGGCCCGGAGGTGCTGCGGTACGTGACGGTCGCCGACCCCCGCCCGGGGCCGGGCGAGGTACTCGTCGCGGTGGAGGCGGCCGGCGTCAACTTCATCGACGTGCAGCTGCGCTCCGGCCGCTACCCGGCCCGCTACCCGCTGATCCCCGGCCAGGAGGCCGCGGGCCGGGTGGTGGAGACCGGGCCCGGCGTGGACGGCCTGCGCCCCGGTGACCGCGTCGGTTGGGTCAACCTGCCCGGCGCGTACGCCGAACTGGCCGTGATCCCCGCCGCGCGGGCGGTACCGCTGCCCGACGAGGTGGACGCCACGACGGCGGCGACGGTGCTGCTGCAGGGCATGACGGCGCACTACCTGGTGCACGACAGCCACGGGGTGCGCCCCGGAGAGACGGTGCTGGTGCAGGCGGCGGCCGGCGGACTCGGGCAGCTGCTCGTGCGGTGGGTGAAACTGCTCGGCGGGCGCGTGATCGGCACCGTCTCCTCGGCCGAGAAGGCGGAGGTGGCGCGGCACGCGGGCGCGGACGAGGTCATCGGCTATGAGGACGTGCCCGCCCAGGTCCGCCGGCTGACCGGCGGCGAGGGCGTGGCGGCGGTGTACGACGGGGTGGGCGGGCCCACCTTCGAAGGCTCCCTGGGCGCACTGCGGCCCCGGGGAACGCTGGTGATGCACGGCAGGGCGGGCGGGGCGGTGCCGCCGCTGGACCTGGAGCGGCTCAACGCGGGCGGCTCGCTGAGCGTGACCCGCCCCAACCTCGACCACTTCATCGCCGGCACCGCCGAACTGCGGACCAGGGCCGCGGAGGTACTGGACCGGGTGGCCACCGGCGAACTGACCGTCTCCTGCGGCGCCGTCCACCCCCTGGAGCGGGCGGCGGACGCGCACGCCCGGCTGGAGAGCCGCCGCTCCACGGGCAAGCTCCTGCTCACGACGTGA
- a CDS encoding aldo/keto reductase → MTHPTLTIGGDLTVGRLGFGAMRITGPQVWGPPADVPGALKLVRRAVELGITFIDTADSYGPGVSEELLAEALHPYPEGLVIATKAGQSRPSAAEWQPLGRPEYLRQQAELSLRRLRLERIDLFQLHRIDPQVPLADQLGALKRLQDEGKIRHIGLSQVSVAQLEEARRHVEVVSVQNLYNLSRREDDDVLDYCEREGLAFIPWLPIDRGAHAAAEGPLAEVAAELGATPAQVSLAWLLHRSPAVLPIPGTSSPAHLEENAAAARLELTAEQFARLAGTGSEAA, encoded by the coding sequence TTGACCCACCCCACCCTCACCATCGGAGGCGACCTCACGGTCGGCCGCCTCGGATTCGGCGCCATGCGGATCACCGGTCCGCAGGTCTGGGGCCCGCCCGCCGACGTGCCGGGCGCCCTCAAGCTGGTCCGGCGGGCCGTCGAGCTGGGCATCACCTTCATCGACACCGCCGACTCCTACGGCCCCGGGGTCAGCGAGGAGCTGCTGGCCGAGGCGCTCCACCCGTACCCCGAGGGTCTGGTCATCGCGACCAAGGCAGGTCAGAGCCGCCCCTCGGCGGCCGAGTGGCAGCCCCTGGGCCGCCCCGAATACCTGCGCCAGCAGGCGGAGTTGAGCCTGCGCAGGCTGCGTCTCGAACGCATCGACCTGTTCCAGCTGCACCGCATCGACCCGCAGGTCCCGCTGGCCGACCAGCTGGGCGCGCTCAAGCGGCTGCAGGACGAGGGCAAGATCCGCCACATCGGCCTCTCCCAGGTGTCGGTCGCCCAGCTGGAGGAGGCACGGCGCCACGTCGAGGTCGTCAGCGTGCAGAACCTCTACAACCTCTCCCGCCGGGAGGACGACGACGTGCTGGACTACTGCGAGCGGGAGGGCCTGGCGTTCATCCCCTGGCTGCCCATCGACCGCGGCGCACACGCCGCCGCCGAGGGCCCGCTGGCCGAGGTCGCCGCCGAGCTGGGCGCCACCCCCGCCCAGGTCTCCCTGGCCTGGCTGCTGCACCGCTCGCCGGCCGTGCTGCCGATCCCGGGCACGTCCTCCCCCGCCCACCTGGAGGAGAACGCGGCCGCCGCCCGACTGGAGCTCACCGCCGAGCAGTTCGCGCGCCTCGCGGGCACGGGGAGTGAGGCGGCATGA